The Methanosarcina acetivorans C2A genome includes the window TACTTAAACATTTCTACTGAATTTTGTTGTTTTCAATTTTTCATTCATAGTTAAGTCATTATTCTCAAATCAAATAATATAAGTGTTAATTTTTGCTTATTTCCCAATTGTTTCTGAGTCTTATGAAAAAATTAAATATAGAGTGAATTTAATGAGATACTTCAAGTTATTCAAAACTGATAATCTGTTCGAGTTATTTATAGCTGGTAATCTGTTCGAGTTACTCAAAACCGGTAATCTGTGTCGTCCTTAAAAGATCATTCCGGAGCAAATTTGAATTCAAGTATTCACTTATAAACAACTCCTTATAAATTTTCTGACCGGAATCTCTAACAATTCAGCACTACCAGTGTTTATGATAAGTTGTTACAAAAAGAAATTATGTTCAGAAAAAGGCATCAAAAGATCTGTTATCAAGAATATTTCGTCAAAAAAGAGAGAAAATGAGGGTGTGTTTCATCCTCTGCGTCAGGATAAAATCTGAAATTTTTTAGATAGCCTCTAAAAGGATTTCAGAGGAGCTGCTTTCCGGCTCCTGCACCGGATTTGCACTCATAAACATCGGTGATTTTCATAACGGCAAGGGCTTTTGCAGGGAACCTGTCTCCCAAACTCTTGACAGCTTTGTACATCTTCTCATAGTCTTCCCCATCGGTTTTGATCTCAAAATCCCCTTTTATCTGGTAGCAACCTTTGACCTCAGGCCCCCAGACATAGATTGAACCTCTCGGGTTTTCTTCAAGGTTCTGGCGGGTCTTATGGAAAAAATTGTCCGCAATCCAGATAGTCTCTCTGTCATCCTGAAGCTTGCAAAAGCCAATTGGGATAACATTCGGTTCTCCGCTTTTCGAAGCGGTTGCAAAGGGAAAAATCTTCATTTTTGCAAAATCCTCTACCATTTCATTGCTCAATTTGACCATTCTCATCACTCCGTCATTGAATCTTTTTTATTAGAATAAATACTTATACGTAACCTTATTTAAACTAATTAAGTTATAAAGTTGGTGATGTTTTGAAATATAATGAATTAAAGGACGATGCATATATAAAAAACTGGTTATCAGGAATTGGAGCAAAAACAACAACCAGAGAAGGCTATACTGATAGTTTAAGAGCTTATACTGAATTCCTGAATAAGATTCCTGAACAAATCATCATCGAATCTGAAGAAGACATAAAATCCGGTAAGCTGATGAGGGAAAGAAGGATTTTCAACGAAATAAGGGAGTTTAGAGAATCCTTAGAGTCATCTGATATAGCCCCAATGTCGATAAAAGCTAGATTGACCGGTGTAAGAAGCTTTTTTAGTTTTTATAATATCCAATTGCCTGTTTTACCCAGATCGGCTACTAGTGCAAGGCCATTGATGGAAAATAGAGCAATTCCAACAAAAGAAGATATCAGAGAAACACTAACCGTAGCTGATCACTTAGAGAAGGCATTAGTTCTTACTGGCATTTCAAGTGGCCTCTCCATAAACGAAATTTCAAACTTAATGGTAAGGGGATTTATGGAAGGTTATGACGAAGAAACCGGAATAACAACCCTGCACCTTATTAGGGAAAAAGTGGGATATGAATTTTATACATTCTTAACTCCTGAAGCTTCGAGGGCTATATGGAATTATCTGGAATATAGAGGAAGGACAACTGAAAAGAAAGACAAAGTCAGACAAAGCCAGTTACTAAAACAAAAAATAAAATACGACAAAAAAGGTAATCCAACGGGATACCTGTTCATTAACCGCTATATACCCTATGAATATCTTGAATGTAATAACGAAAAAGAAGCCGAAGAGCTCAGAAAGCTTAACACTAAAAATATACAAAAGATTTATAGAGAACTTAATGAAAAGGCAGGAAAATCAAACCCGTTAGGTGAACGAAACCTGGTAAGATCACATAACGTAAGGAAGTTTTTCAACAGCACAATGTTAGCTAATAGGGCTGAACTTTTTTTTGTTGATTTTTTAATGGGTCATCAAATCGATGGTACCCGAGACGCCTATTTCAGGGCTGATCCGGTTTCACTGAGGAAAGAATACGAGAAATATATTCCCTACCTCACTATAGAAAAGACATTAGATCCAACTGAACACCCAACTTTTATTCAGATGAGAAAAGATGCTGATGCATATAAACGGGTAGCGGATATTGCATCTGAAGAAAGGAAGGCGGAGCGGGAAGAATTGCAAAATTTACGAACGGAAATTGAAAACATGAAAAAGAAAGAGGACATTAAAAAAAGCACTATAAACTTCAACGATCCCGATATCCGGGCACAGTTATTAAAGTTTTTAACCGATAACCAGTAACGGAATTCTAGCTTTATACTTCTTTAGTTCTATATATAGTGTATTTATAACTCCATGATTTTTCTAAATATGATAATCTATGTATTAGTAACTATTACTTTATAGATTAACAAAAACTATTTATGCATAATATTTCATATGTAAATACTGGTGAATGGTAGCAGGAGGTGAGACTATAGTAAGAATGGTAGGAAATAAGGCATCAATCAGTTTATATTTAGATCTTGATGTTCTGGAAAAGGTTGACGAGAAGCGAGGATTAATAAAAAGAAATACGTACTTGGCCAATCTAATTAAAAACATTATCGACGCATAACGACTTTTTTGGATACATATCGACTATATAGCTGAAAGCATCGAGGAATTCACATGAAACAATTCAATTTCAGAAAAAGAATTGCAATATTGCGAATCCATGTTTACAGAGCGCGAGGTATGGAATCGTTTTGGAATCGCGCGATATTTGAGAAAGGTAGAGCGGCGCAGGCCACACTCGATCGGATTTACGAAGCCAGGGAAATCATTCAGAACATGAGTAAAAAAATTAGCAGATCAACAAGAGAACACGTGTCAACAAGAGATGACGCACGTTCCCGATGTGTTATAGGTATATTCAAAAGTCGACTACGCGCAGCACATCCGACGTACAACTGCCGGAGAGTGGTCTAATGCAGGCTACTAATGTAACTTTTAAACCCTCAACCGTTGTGTATTTCAAGAATCTTTTTTCAGAAAACAAGAACATAGTAGAGCAGATGCTTCGGTCCGAGGACCTAATGGAACGAGCGATCGCAAAAACAATTATGACAGCGGCAGGAGTGACTTAAAAAATGCTAGAATGTCAGAGCCGCCCCTTTAGGACCCGAGAGGCGGCAAATCTCGAAAACGTTCTTGAATTTTTAACGAAAAGCAGTTTCTTGATAGAGACAATTGTTCTATCTATCATATATAGTCACAGTCGGGTATATAAATTATACGGGTATGCAAGAAGACCAATCCCGGAAAGCGGAAGATTCGAAGATGAGGGGACTAAATAATGGTCTCCGAAACCAATCCATCTTTTGATTTTAGCGCGATTCCAGAAGACATGAGGGGGTTTAAAAATTGGGTCTTGTGGAAGTACGAACCCCGGAAAGACAACCCCAACAAACCCGCAAAGGTTCCGTACCGGACACGAACCCAGAAAGCCAGAGTATCCAACCCGGTAACATGGTCAAACCTTGATTATGTGATCCGGCAAATAACAAGATACCCAGAAAAGTTTGACGGTATCGGATTTGTATTCAGTGAAAACACCGGATTAGTGGGTGTCGACTTCGATCATATCAGGGTCAATGAAACCGGGGAGATTGACCCAGTCGCACTGGAAGAAATAAGGGCACTAAACTCATATACGGAAATTTCCCCTAGTGGAACCGGTGTTCATGTAATCTGTAAAGGGGTTATGCCTGCAGCAGGTAGAAGGCAGGATAACCGGGAAATGTATAGCGATAGTCATTTCTTAACCTTTACAGGTGACAAGTTACCAGACACACCGACAACCATAAACGAAGCCCAGGAAGCAATAAACACCTACTATGAGAAATGGTTTTCCAAATCAACCGACGACAAAACCCTAAGCAATGAAGCAAAAAAGGTAGTAAAATCTCTGAAAGCCAGTAAAAAACTTGGAGCCAAATTTAAACGACTATTCGACGGGGATATATCGGACTATGACAACGACCAGAGCCGGGCGGATATTGCTCTTATGGGCATGGTCTACAGGGGATGTAAGGACCGCACCGTGACCATTGAAATATTCAAGGCGTCCAAACTCGGAGAACGCGAAAAGGCCAAACGGGAAGATTACATTACGCGAACCATTGAAAATGTCATTCAAAACGAGGCTTACGGCAGACAAACCCGTAAAAACGCAGGTGTTGAAACCGAAGAAGACAGGGACGCCGAAGAAGACATCGATGAGGATGAAGCAAAATTCATTGATACCGACATTGATGAAAGGGACGTTGATCCGGCACTCATAGCAAAAGCGGAACGACTCGCGGAAAGGATACTTTCACACGGAAACCCGATAAAATATATAATGAAAACTGTAGCCCGTAAACATGTAGGCGATGTAAACACCATTGAAGCCATCGCGCTCGCAATCGGTTGCCAATCATGTCAGAATACATCCGGTATACAGGTATCAGTAAACGGTGAATCAGGATCAGGAAAAAGTCACGGCTTAAAGGTGTATATGCATTTAGTACCAGCCGCCGATAAACGAAAAGGAAGCCTAAGCTCGAAATCCGCATATTACATGGACCTTAAACCGGGAACGGCGATATATTCAGATGACACCGATCCGGATGAGTCTATGCAGGAAGTAATCAAAAGATCAACCACAAATTACCAGGAATACACATTCCACTACACTGTAAAAGATCAATCAGGGGTATCCGTTGCAATTCCACCGCGCATAAATTGGTTTTTAACGAGTGTAGAAAGTCACGTTTCAGACCAAGTTTTAAATCGGCAATTGGTATTCGAGACGGATTCGAGCTACAAGCAAAAAAAGGCAATCAACGAAGTCCAAAAACGCGAGTTAATGCGGGGGGAAAACGAGACCGAAGTGAACCTCGGGGTACTCATCTGCCGAAGGATGCACGCCAATCTCAAAGAAGTTCTATTTAAAGTGAAAATACCATTCGCCGACAGAATCGAGCTTGATGATGTG containing:
- a CDS encoding pyridoxamine 5'-phosphate oxidase family protein translates to MVKLSNEMVEDFAKMKIFPFATASKSGEPNVIPIGFCKLQDDRETIWIADNFFHKTRQNLEENPRGSIYVWGPEVKGCYQIKGDFEIKTDGEDYEKMYKAVKSLGDRFPAKALAVMKITDVYECKSGAGAGKQLL
- a CDS encoding tyrosine-type recombinase/integrase; its protein translation is MKYNELKDDAYIKNWLSGIGAKTTTREGYTDSLRAYTEFLNKIPEQIIIESEEDIKSGKLMRERRIFNEIREFRESLESSDIAPMSIKARLTGVRSFFSFYNIQLPVLPRSATSARPLMENRAIPTKEDIRETLTVADHLEKALVLTGISSGLSINEISNLMVRGFMEGYDEETGITTLHLIREKVGYEFYTFLTPEASRAIWNYLEYRGRTTEKKDKVRQSQLLKQKIKYDKKGNPTGYLFINRYIPYEYLECNNEKEAEELRKLNTKNIQKIYRELNEKAGKSNPLGERNLVRSHNVRKFFNSTMLANRAELFFVDFLMGHQIDGTRDAYFRADPVSLRKEYEKYIPYLTIEKTLDPTEHPTFIQMRKDADAYKRVADIASEERKAEREELQNLRTEIENMKKKEDIKKSTINFNDPDIRAQLLKFLTDNQ